One window from the genome of Salvia miltiorrhiza cultivar Shanhuang (shh) chromosome 7, IMPLAD_Smil_shh, whole genome shotgun sequence encodes:
- the LOC130991544 gene encoding probable aspartic proteinase GIP2 produces MTSLHCSILLVFVFVFVFVFVPVPTAHAQIGLVLPLRKDSKTSQFYTTFQMGSHRATINAVADLGGEHLWLSCDGYTSATYAPIPCDSAKCEVAEGIGCIGCNGPARPGCSNNTCGAASGSPFMPYLTSSGFFEDTLSTKDRVELPEILFSCVDDDYLVGYAAGATGMAGLGRTGNAFHKIVSGRMNLPDRFSICPPASGIGKLTIGGGLPAKSEISGLLKSTPLIVNEFPGGSVAGRDPSHEYFIDVRSIKVAGEAVEVKESYFAIGKDRTGGTMISSVQNYTAMHTSILKPVARAFDKAAADMGMRSAAAVAPFRACYRAETVKRTAAGPEVPAIDLILPGNDVYWRISGANSMVEVDRKTMCLALVDAGSRPETSVVIGAHQLEENFLEFDVAASRLRFSSSLLVNNKSCSRL; encoded by the coding sequence ATGACTTCTCTCCACTGCTCCATTCTGTTGGTATTCGTGTTCGTGTTTGTGTTCGTATTCGTTCCCGTTCCAACGGCTCATGCCCAAATCGGGCTAGTCCTTCCCCTCCGGAAGGACTCCAAAACATCCCAATTCTACACCACATTCCAAATGGGCAGCCACCGCGCCACCATCAACGCCGTCGCCGACCTCGGCGGCGAGCACCTTTGGCTCAGCTGCGACGGCTACACCTCCGCCACCTACGCCCCCATCCCTTGCGACTCCGCCAAATGCGAGGTCGCAGAGGGAATCGGCTGCATCGGGTGCAACGGCCCCGCCCGCCCCGGCTGCAGCAACAACACctgcggcgccgcctccggcagCCCCTTCATGCCCTACCTCACCTCCAGCGGCTTCTTCGAGGACACTCTCTCGACCAAGGACCGCGTCGAGCTGCCGGAGATCCTCTTCTCCTGCGTAGACGACGACTACCTCGTCGGCTACGCCGCCGGCGCCACCGGCATGGCCGGCCTCGGCCGCACCGGCAATGCCTTCCACAAAATCGTGTCGGGCAGGATGAACCTGCCCGACCGGTTCTCGATATGCCCGCCGGCGTCCGGGATCGGAAAACTGACGATCGGCGGCGGACTTCCGGCGAAGTCCGAAATCTCCGGTTTACTGAAATCGACGCCGTTGATCGTCAACGAATTCCCGGGCGGATCCGTCGCGGGGCGCGATCCGTCGCACGAGTACTTCATCGACGTGAGGTCGATTAAGGTCGCCGGCGAGGCGGTGGAGGTGAAGGAATCGTATTTTGCGATCGGAAAAGATCGCACCGGCGGCACGATGATCAGCAGCGTGCAGAACTACACCGCCATGCACACCTCGATCCTCAAGCCGGTGGCGCGGGCGTTCGACAAGGCGGCGGCGGATATGGGGATGAGGAgcgcggcggcggtggcgccgTTCAGGGCGTGCTACAGGGCGGAGACGGTGAAGAGGACGGCGGCGGGGCCGGAGGTGCCGGCGATCGATCTGATTCTGCCCGGGAATGACGTGTACTGGCGGATCTCGGGGGCGAATTCGATGGTGGAGGTTGATCGGAAGACGATGTGCCTGGCGTTGGTGGACGCGGGGTCGCGGCCGGAGACGTCGGTGGTGATCGGAGCTCATCAATTGGAGGAGAATTTCTTGGAGTTCGATGTGGCGGCGTCGCGGCTGAGGTTTTCTTCTTCGCTTTTGGTGAATAACAAGAGCTGCTCCCGCCTTTAA
- the LOC130991545 gene encoding probable aspartic proteinase GIP2: MQLLINTPTLNIQKLLQCHSLIPINTHICNIIIPSPTTMASSFCYTILLILVLVSTSHAQTGLVLPLRRDAATSQFYTTFQMGSNRATINAVVHLSGQHLWFDCDNYTSATYAPIPCDSAKCEAADGMGCNGCNGPARPGCTNNTCGTASSNPFIFYITSNGLYEDTFSSKDRVELPEFIFSCVNSDYLAGLASAAAGMVGLGRRFDTAFHKVVADKLNLPNRFSICPPSAGIGKLTIGGGLPAKSDISGMLKSTPLIVNKPVSNQPFFAQNDLSEEYFIDVRSIRVAGEAVEVKESYFAIGKDRTGGTKISSVQNYTAMHTSILKPLARAFDKAAADLGMRSAAAVAPFRACYRAETVKRTAAGPEVPAIDLVLPGNDVYWRISGANSMVEVDRKTMCLALVDAGSRPTTSVVIGAHQLEENFLEFDVAASQLRFSSSLLVNNKSCSRL; the protein is encoded by the coding sequence ATGCAGCTTTTAATCAACACACCAACTTTGAATATACAAAAATTGCTACAATGCCATTCTTTAATCCCTATAAATACTCACATATGCAATATCATTATACCATCACCAACTACAATGGCTTCTTCtttctgctacaccattctgttgatCCTCGTCCTCGTCTCGACGAGCCATGCCCAGACCGGCCTAGTCCTCCCCCTCCGGAGGGACGCCGCGACGTCCCAATTCTACACGACGTTCCAAATGGGCAGCAACCGCGCCACCATCAACGCCGTCGTCCACCTCAGCGGCCAGCACCTCTGGTTCGACTGCGACAACTACACCTCCGCCACCTACGCCCCCATCCCCTGCGACTCGGCCAAATGCGAGGCCGCGGACGGAATGGGTTGCAACGGCTGCAACGGCCCCGCCCGCCCCGGCTGCACCAACAACACCTGCGGCACCGCCTCCTCCAACCCCTTCATCTTCTACATCACATCCAACGGCTTATACGAGGACACGTTCTCCTCCAAGGACCGCGTCGAGCTGCCGGAGTTCATCTTCTCCTGCGTGAACAGCGACTACCTCGCCGGcctcgcctccgccgccgccggcatGGTCGGCCTCGGCCGCCGCTTCGACACCGCCTTCCACAAAGTCGTGGCGGACAAGTTGAACCTGCCCAACCGGTTCTCGATCTGCCCGCCGTCGGCGGGGATCGGGAAGCTGACGATCGGCGGCGGATTGCCGGCGAAGTCCGATATCTCCGGAATGCTGAAATCCACGCCGCTGATCGTGAACAAACCGGTGAGCAATCAGCCGTTTTTCGCGCAGAACGATCTGTCGGAGGAGTACTTCATCGACGTGAGGTCGATTAGGGTCGCCGGCGAGGCGGTGGAGGTGAAGGAATCGTATTTTGCGATCGGAAAAGATCGCACCGGCGGCACGAAGATCAGCAGCGTGCAGAACTACACGGCCATGCACACTTCGATCCTCAAGCCGCTGGCGCGGGCGTTCGACAAGGCGGCGGCGGATTTGGGGATGAGGAgcgcggcggcggtggcgccgTTCAGGGCGTGCTACAGGGCGGAGACGGTGAAGAGGACGGCGGCGGGGCCGGAAGTTCCGGCGATCGATCTGGTTCTGCCCGGGAATGATGTTTATTGGCGGATTTCGGGGGCGAATTCGATGGTGGAGGTTGATCGGAAGACGATGTGCCTGGCGTTGGTGGACGCGGGGTCGCGGCCGACGACGTCGGTGGTGATCGGAGCTCATCAATTGGAGGAGAATTTCTTGGAGTTTGATGTGGCGGCGTCGCAGCTGAGGTTTAGTTCTTCGCTTTTGGTGAATAACAAGAGCTGCTCCCGCCTTTAA
- the LOC130991546 gene encoding probable aspartic proteinase GIP2 has product MASFLSSTLFLALIISAVAAQNGLILPIRKDPKTLQHIATFKMGSNRAAISAAVDLGGPFLWFSCNDYASTTYAPIPCGSAKCDAAKGIGCVGCNLPPRPGCTNDTCGASPYNPFLDVLVSQGYAEDTFYAKSGAPLPEYSFSCMDKDYLTGLAAGATGMLGLGRTQISLHRQASAKLNLPDAFSLCLPSSGAGKLEIGIKPRSVKTTPLLINPVSTYPIYTEGDASDEYFIDVRGIAVAGARLNLKDSYFSIDKNGVGGTKISTMQNFTAVHNSIYKPLARAFAKAASDLGIRSAAAVAPFRACFSSSSIARTAAGPAVPEIELVLAGKDATWRMRGANLMVEIDRKTTCLGFVDGGSSPRTAVVIGAHQLEENLLEFDLVSSQLRFSESLLLSNTSCSRI; this is encoded by the coding sequence ATGGCTTCCTTCCTTTCCTCCACTCTCTTCCTCGCACTCATCATCTCCGCCGTCGCCGCCCAAAACGGCCTAATCCTCCCCATCCGCAAAGACCCCAAAACCTTACAACACATCGCCACATTCAAAATGGGCAGCAACCGCGCCGCCATCAGCGCCGCCGTCGACCTCGGCGGCCCCTTCCTCTGGTTCTCCTGCAACGACTACGCCTCCACAACCTACGCCCCCATCCCCTGCGGCTCCGCGAAATGCGACGCCGCCAAGGGCATCGGCTGCGTCGGCTGCAACCTCCCGCCGCGCCCCGGCTGCACCAACGACACCTGCGGCGCCTCCCCTTACAACCCCTTCCTAGACGTTCTCGTCTCACAGGGCTACGCCGAGGACACCTTCTACGCCAAATCCGGCGCGCCGCTGCCGGAATATTCCTTCTCCTGCATGGATAAGGATTACCTGACCGGCCTCGCCGCCGGCGCCACCGGCATGCTAGGCCTCGGCAGGACTCAGATCTCTCTCCATAGACAAGCCTCAGCGAAGCTTAACTTACCCGACGCTTTCTCCCTCTGCCTCCCCTCTTCCGGCGCGGGAAAATTAGAAATCGGAATTAAACCTAGATCTGTTAAAACGACGCCGCTGCTCATCAATCCGGTCAGCACTTACCCGATCTACACGGAGGGCGATGCGTCGGACGAGTATTTCATCGACGTGAGAGGCATCGCCGTCGCCGGAGCTCGCCTCAATTTGAAGGACTCCTACTTCTCCATCGACAAAAACGGAGTCGGCGGCACCAAAATCAGCACGATGCAGAACTTCACGGCGGTGCACAACTCCATCTACAAGCCGCTGGCGAGGGCGTTCGCGAAGGCGGCGTCGGATTTGGGGATCAGGAgcgcggcggcggtggcgccgTTCAGAGCGTGCTTCAGCTCGAGCTCGATCGCGAGGACGGCGGCGGGGCCGGCGGTGCCGGAGATTGAGCTGGTTTTGGCGGGGAAGGACGCGACGTGGAGGATGAGGGGGGCGAATCTGATGGTGGAGATCGATCGGAAAACGACGTGCCTGGGATTCGTGGACGGCGGTTCGAGTCCGAGGACGGCGGTGGTGATCGGAGCGCATCAGTTGGAGGAGAATTTGCTTGAGTTTGATCTGGTTTCGTCGCAGCTTCGCTTCAGTGAGTCTCTATTGTTGTCGAACACGAGCTGCTCTAGGATTTGA